The alpha proteobacterium U9-1i genome includes a region encoding these proteins:
- a CDS encoding hypothetical protein (FIG074102), whose translation MNAIEDTPSSRGWADLAARFPKPRAIVVVSAHWVTDGVRVTSNARPQTIHDFGRGFPPELFAQQYPAPGDPELAAEIAGKLSAFGARTDESWGLDHGTWSVLKHMYPNADIPVLQVSLDARRGPEEHYAIGRALAELRDDNVLILGSGNIVHNLPAFFRTPTPEPWVEGYDTLIASRADDDHAAILRYAQQPDASSAAPDWEHFFPIFYALAAKGDGERAHLFNRHYFPGISMTSIAFGLPA comes from the coding sequence ATGAACGCCATCGAAGACACGCCCTCTTCGCGCGGCTGGGCCGACCTCGCTGCGCGCTTTCCAAAGCCCCGCGCGATCGTGGTGGTGTCTGCGCATTGGGTGACGGACGGCGTCCGCGTGACGTCGAACGCGCGGCCCCAGACGATCCACGATTTCGGCCGCGGCTTTCCACCGGAATTGTTCGCACAGCAATACCCGGCGCCAGGTGATCCAGAGCTCGCGGCGGAGATCGCCGGCAAACTGTCCGCCTTTGGTGCACGTACCGACGAGAGTTGGGGCTTGGATCATGGGACCTGGAGCGTGCTGAAGCATATGTATCCCAACGCCGACATTCCCGTGCTTCAGGTGAGCCTGGACGCACGGCGCGGCCCCGAGGAGCATTACGCGATCGGCCGGGCGCTGGCGGAATTGCGCGACGACAACGTGTTGATCCTCGGCAGCGGCAACATCGTGCACAACCTTCCCGCGTTCTTTCGTACGCCGACGCCCGAGCCTTGGGTGGAAGGCTACGACACATTGATCGCGTCGAGAGCGGACGACGATCACGCCGCCATTTTACGCTACGCGCAGCAACCTGACGCCTCATCGGCCGCGCCCGATTGGGAGCACTTCTTTCCGATCTTCTATGCGCTCGCAGCCAAAGGCGACGGCGAACGCGCGCACCTTTTCAACCGCCATTATTTTCCGGGCATCTCCATGACCTCGATCGCCTTCGGCCTGCCCGCATGA
- a CDS encoding DNA gyrase subunit A, whose translation MSDTSDPAENGGPVLPKGVSPVTIEDELKRSYLDYAMSVIVSRALPDVRDGLKPVHRRILFGMDEAGNTHDKSYRKSANTVGEVMGRYHPHGDLAIYMSLVRMAQDFAMSVTLIDGQGNFGSIDGDMPAAMRYTESRLAKVSRALLDDIDEDTVDFVDNYDGSRREPSVLPARFPNLLVNGAGGIAVGMATNIPPHNPTEVINAAITLIDKPETTDLELLEIVPGPDFPTGGEILGRGGARMALLTGRGSVVIRAKHHTETIRGREALVFTEIPYQVNKSEMVERIGEQVREKRIEGIAEVRDESNRLGIRLVIELKRDAVLDVVLNQLYRYSQLQTSFGVNMLALNAGKPEQLNLRQMLTAFLTFREQVVTRRTKFRLAKARKRGHETVGLAIAVANIDEVIRTIRESPDPATARERLQTRDWPAMDMLPLIELIADPRTVVSDGNTVRLSDEQARAILALQLSRLTGLGRDDIAKAANEIAEEIKELLSILASRERILSIVRNEMLEVRDAFGVDRRTTFSEADGDIDDEALIPREDMVVTVTHGGYVKRTPLAAYRTQRRGGKGRAGMQTKDEDVVTRLFVANTHTPILFFSSAGMVYKMKVWRLPAGDPRTKGRALVNLLPLGPEESITSVMALPEDEGDWDKLDVMFATRSGSVRRNKLSDFVQVNRNGKIAMKPDEGDGIIDVQICSADDDVLLTTKNAMCIRFPVTDVRVFKGRDSTGNRGIKLDDGDSVIGMGVLKHVEISSAEARAYFKWDAQDRGDVEASADEADEAPSTESAEVPFERLTWLKTQEQFILTVTSGGLGKRASSYEYRVTGRGGKGLIAHRLTGEARLTASFPVHEDEELLLVTDKGQLIRTGIDQIRIAGRATQGVILIDVGEDEHVVAAERLEALGGETASEE comes from the coding sequence GTGTCAGACACGTCAGATCCCGCCGAGAACGGCGGTCCAGTACTTCCGAAGGGCGTCTCGCCCGTCACCATCGAGGACGAGCTGAAGCGCTCGTACCTCGACTATGCGATGAGCGTGATCGTCTCGCGCGCGCTGCCAGACGTGCGCGACGGCTTGAAGCCGGTGCACCGGCGCATCCTGTTCGGCATGGATGAAGCGGGCAACACCCACGACAAGAGTTATCGCAAGAGCGCCAACACAGTTGGCGAAGTCATGGGCCGCTATCACCCCCACGGCGATCTCGCGATCTACATGTCGCTGGTGCGCATGGCGCAGGATTTTGCGATGAGCGTCACGCTCATCGACGGCCAGGGCAATTTCGGCTCGATCGACGGCGATATGCCGGCGGCGATGCGCTACACGGAAAGCCGATTGGCCAAGGTGTCTCGCGCGCTGCTGGACGACATCGACGAGGACACGGTCGATTTCGTGGACAATTACGATGGCTCCCGACGTGAGCCGTCGGTGTTGCCGGCGCGGTTTCCGAACCTGCTTGTGAACGGCGCTGGCGGCATCGCTGTCGGCATGGCGACCAATATTCCGCCGCACAATCCGACCGAAGTGATCAACGCTGCGATCACTCTGATCGACAAGCCGGAAACGACCGATCTCGAGTTGCTTGAGATCGTGCCTGGGCCAGATTTTCCAACCGGTGGCGAAATTCTAGGCCGCGGCGGCGCGCGCATGGCGCTGCTGACGGGACGCGGCTCGGTTGTGATCCGCGCCAAGCATCACACCGAGACGATCCGCGGGCGCGAGGCGCTGGTGTTCACTGAAATTCCCTATCAGGTGAACAAATCCGAGATGGTCGAACGTATCGGCGAGCAGGTGCGCGAGAAGCGCATCGAAGGCATCGCCGAGGTGCGCGATGAGTCGAACCGCCTCGGCATCCGCTTGGTGATCGAACTCAAGCGCGACGCCGTGCTCGATGTCGTGCTGAACCAGCTCTATCGCTATTCGCAATTGCAGACATCGTTCGGCGTGAACATGTTGGCGCTCAACGCCGGCAAGCCTGAGCAGCTAAACCTGCGTCAGATGCTGACGGCGTTTCTAACGTTCCGCGAGCAAGTGGTTACACGCCGGACGAAATTCCGCTTGGCCAAGGCGCGCAAGCGCGGCCATGAAACCGTCGGCCTCGCGATTGCGGTCGCCAACATCGACGAAGTGATCCGCACGATTCGCGAAAGCCCCGATCCCGCGACCGCGCGCGAACGCCTGCAGACGCGCGATTGGCCGGCGATGGACATGCTGCCGCTGATCGAGCTCATCGCCGACCCGCGTACGGTTGTGAGCGATGGAAACACCGTGCGCTTGTCGGACGAACAAGCCCGGGCGATTTTGGCGCTGCAACTCTCGCGCCTCACCGGCCTGGGCCGTGACGATATCGCCAAAGCCGCGAACGAGATCGCCGAAGAGATCAAGGAATTGCTCTCAATCTTGGCGAGCCGTGAGCGCATCCTTTCGATTGTGCGCAACGAGATGCTCGAAGTGCGCGACGCGTTTGGCGTTGACCGCCGCACGACATTCTCGGAAGCCGATGGCGATATTGACGACGAAGCGCTGATCCCGCGCGAGGATATGGTCGTGACCGTGACGCACGGCGGCTACGTGAAGCGCACGCCCTTGGCGGCATATCGCACGCAACGCCGCGGCGGCAAAGGCCGCGCCGGCATGCAGACGAAGGACGAAGACGTCGTTACCCGCCTGTTCGTGGCCAATACGCACACGCCGATCCTGTTCTTCTCGTCGGCCGGCATGGTCTACAAAATGAAAGTGTGGCGTTTGCCTGCTGGCGACCCCCGCACCAAGGGCCGCGCGCTTGTGAACCTGCTGCCGCTCGGGCCGGAAGAAAGCATCACTTCGGTGATGGCGCTGCCGGAAGATGAGGGCGATTGGGATAAGCTCGACGTCATGTTCGCCACGCGCTCAGGCAGCGTGCGGCGCAACAAGCTCAGCGATTTCGTGCAAGTGAACCGCAACGGCAAGATCGCCATGAAGCCTGATGAGGGCGATGGCATCATCGACGTCCAGATTTGCTCGGCCGACGATGACGTGTTGCTGACGACCAAGAACGCCATGTGCATTCGCTTCCCAGTCACGGATGTGCGTGTGTTCAAGGGGCGCGATTCCACTGGCAATCGAGGCATCAAGCTGGACGATGGCGACAGCGTGATCGGCATGGGCGTCCTGAAGCACGTCGAGATCAGTTCCGCGGAAGCGCGCGCCTATTTCAAATGGGACGCGCAGGATCGTGGCGACGTTGAAGCGAGCGCCGACGAAGCGGACGAGGCGCCGAGCACCGAGAGTGCGGAAGTGCCGTTTGAACGTCTCACCTGGCTCAAGACGCAGGAGCAATTCATCCTGACTGTGACCTCGGGCGGGCTTGGCAAGCGGGCATCGTCTTACGAGTACCGGGTGACGGGCCGTGGCGGCAAAGGTCTGATCGCGCATCGCCTCACGGGTGAGGCGCGCCTCACCGCTTCATTCCCTGTTCATGAGGACGAGGAATTATTGTTGGTCACGGACAAGGGTCAGCTCATCCGCACCGGTATCGATCAGATCCGGATCGCTGGACGCGCGACCCAAGGCGTGATCCTGATCGACGTTGGCGAGGACGAACACGTCGTCGCCGCCGAGCGGTTGGAAGCGTTGGGCGGGGAGACCGCCAGCGAGGAATAG
- a CDS encoding single-stranded DNA-binding protein produces MAGSVNKVILIGNLGKDPEVRRLNSGEPVVNLRIATSENWRDKQSGERREKTEWHNVVIFNENIAKVAEQYLKKGSTVYIEGQLQTRKWTDQSGAEKYTTEVVLQKFRGELTMLGGKGDGGGRSYDDEGGGGSFSSKQGAKRVSDGPRESFNQDLDDEIPF; encoded by the coding sequence ATGGCTGGCAGCGTGAACAAGGTGATTTTGATCGGCAATCTCGGCAAGGACCCGGAGGTGCGCCGTCTGAATTCCGGCGAGCCGGTGGTCAACCTCCGCATCGCGACCTCCGAGAATTGGCGCGACAAGCAATCGGGCGAACGCCGCGAGAAGACCGAGTGGCACAACGTGGTGATCTTCAACGAGAACATTGCCAAGGTTGCTGAGCAATATTTGAAGAAGGGCTCGACGGTTTACATCGAAGGCCAATTGCAAACGCGCAAATGGACAGATCAATCCGGCGCCGAGAAGTACACGACCGAGGTTGTGCTGCAGAAGTTCCGCGGCGAACTGACGATGCTCGGCGGCAAGGGCGATGGCGGTGGCCGGTCGTACGATGATGAAGGCGGGGGCGGGTCGTTTTCATCGAAGCAAGGCGCCAAGCGCGTAAGCGACGGCCCGCGCGAAAGCTTCAACCAGGACCTCGACGACGAAATTCCGTTCTGA
- a CDS encoding permease: MTSSRAFAPLDFMQLLLIALIWGVNNVAAKVALEDMPPLFAVSMRFLLVFLVLGWRIRPVPLEKAWLFVAMLACVGPIHFGVQYIGLSLARDLAPMIVAMQLWAPASVLFAMLLLKERAGGLRVAGVATAFLGTAALAFDPIVFAQGGALFMVACAACSYGLGTVLVRLMGPSVDAWAMQAWLALASAPVLLFGSVLFEGDPVRNATEASWLSWACVGFGALLSGVLANALMFRLVQRYEVSRTTPYLLSTPVISFALAAFVLGDVITWRLILGAALTMSGVLLVALAERRFKAMA; encoded by the coding sequence GTGACCAGCTCCCGCGCGTTCGCGCCGCTCGACTTCATGCAGCTGCTGCTGATTGCGCTCATTTGGGGCGTGAACAACGTCGCCGCGAAGGTGGCGTTGGAGGACATGCCGCCGCTGTTTGCAGTGTCGATGCGGTTTTTGTTGGTTTTCCTGGTGCTGGGCTGGCGCATCCGGCCTGTGCCATTGGAGAAGGCGTGGTTGTTCGTGGCGATGCTCGCGTGCGTCGGCCCGATCCACTTCGGCGTTCAATATATCGGCCTCTCTCTGGCGCGAGACCTCGCGCCGATGATTGTGGCGATGCAGCTTTGGGCGCCCGCATCGGTTCTGTTCGCGATGCTGTTGCTGAAGGAACGCGCCGGCGGGCTGCGGGTCGCGGGCGTGGCGACCGCGTTTCTCGGCACGGCGGCGCTGGCGTTTGATCCGATTGTGTTCGCGCAGGGCGGCGCGTTGTTTATGGTTGCGTGCGCCGCGTGCTCATACGGCCTCGGCACGGTGTTGGTGCGGCTCATGGGTCCAAGCGTGGACGCGTGGGCGATGCAAGCATGGCTGGCGCTCGCTTCGGCGCCGGTATTGCTGTTCGGTTCGGTGCTCTTCGAGGGCGATCCGGTCCGCAACGCGACGGAAGCTTCCTGGCTATCATGGGCATGCGTGGGTTTTGGCGCGCTGTTGTCGGGCGTTCTAGCCAACGCGCTGATGTTCCGTCTCGTGCAGCGCTACGAAGTGTCACGAACCACACCCTATCTGCTCAGCACGCCGGTGATTTCGTTTGCGCTGGCGGCGTTCGTACTCGGGGACGTCATTACGTGGCGGCTGATCCTCGGTGCGGCGCTGACAATGTCGGGTGTGTTGCTCGTCGCTTTAGCCGAACGGCGCTTCAAGGCGATGGCGTGA
- a CDS encoding superoxide dismutase [Cu-Zn] precursor yields the protein MLRTGFSALASLLALAACASDPDLPAFTPQPPKTAWIVAADGRPIGQAQFLEAPRGVMIRLEFQAGALPPGWHGLHLHNVGNCSDFAEGFRASGDHLGHGERVQHGLMNPAGPDAGDLPNLFSAPAGPFAAEFYSDAITLTSADGRANLLDGDGTALVIHASADDQTSQPIGGAGARIACAAVTNLP from the coding sequence ATGCTCCGAACCGGTTTCAGCGCCCTCGCCTCCCTCCTCGCCCTCGCCGCGTGCGCAAGCGATCCAGACTTACCCGCATTCACGCCGCAGCCGCCAAAAACAGCTTGGATCGTCGCCGCTGACGGACGTCCGATCGGTCAGGCGCAGTTTCTAGAGGCGCCGCGCGGGGTGATGATCCGGCTTGAGTTTCAGGCGGGTGCGCTACCGCCTGGCTGGCACGGCTTGCATCTGCATAATGTCGGCAATTGCAGCGATTTCGCAGAAGGTTTCCGGGCTTCCGGAGACCATCTCGGTCACGGCGAGCGTGTGCAACACGGGCTGATGAACCCTGCCGGCCCGGACGCAGGTGACTTGCCCAATCTCTTTTCAGCGCCGGCCGGTCCATTCGCGGCCGAGTTCTATTCCGACGCCATCACGCTCACGAGCGCGGATGGCCGCGCAAACCTGTTGGACGGGGATGGAACGGCGCTCGTGATTCATGCCTCGGCGGACGATCAAACCAGCCAGCCGATTGGCGGCGCGGGTGCGCGCATCGCCTGCGCGGCCGTGACCAATCTGCCGTGA
- a CDS encoding Gll3169 protein — translation MIKLTRRAFAASAVVPFVGACQAPSSQVAAAPPTPPASATAWRQGPASPYAVQEIYPALFQDHICIAGGFSSETRGATERVIALNPANNMWTDAPRLPTPSHHVQLAAVGAHLYAIGGFLGGASRTQWINTTRVLRLDSGQWVEDPPPPKPIAEGMPLVHGENIHLIGGRSPRAAANSEWNDQIDVDDHFILRPGATAWERAAPLPMARNSHAGAVLGDELHIVSGRTVAGGQTPAHHIYDTRTGQWREGVAFPEARGGIAATVWRGKLVAGGGEIFQPPSVGDTLYEYDGARWTTFTTLPTPRHGHGFITRGDALYAVGGSRLVSAGETLASVDILS, via the coding sequence ATGATCAAGCTGACCCGTCGCGCCTTTGCCGCATCCGCCGTCGTGCCGTTCGTGGGCGCGTGCCAAGCTCCCTCGTCGCAGGTAGCGGCGGCGCCGCCAACGCCGCCCGCGAGCGCCACCGCTTGGCGGCAAGGGCCGGCCAGCCCGTATGCCGTGCAGGAAATCTATCCAGCGCTCTTCCAGGATCACATTTGTATCGCCGGTGGCTTTTCCTCCGAGACGCGCGGCGCCACGGAACGCGTGATTGCGCTCAATCCAGCGAACAACATGTGGACCGACGCACCACGCCTGCCCACTCCGTCGCATCACGTGCAATTGGCGGCGGTCGGCGCTCATCTCTACGCCATCGGCGGCTTCCTCGGCGGCGCATCGCGCACGCAATGGATCAACACGACGCGGGTGCTACGGCTCGATAGCGGGCAGTGGGTTGAAGACCCGCCACCCCCGAAGCCCATCGCCGAGGGCATGCCCCTGGTTCACGGCGAGAACATCCATTTGATCGGCGGCCGGTCGCCGCGCGCTGCCGCCAACAGCGAATGGAATGACCAAATCGATGTCGACGATCACTTCATCCTGCGCCCCGGCGCGACCGCGTGGGAGCGTGCGGCGCCGCTGCCGATGGCGCGCAACTCGCACGCCGGCGCCGTATTGGGCGACGAACTTCACATCGTTTCCGGCCGCACCGTCGCCGGCGGGCAAACCCCTGCGCACCACATCTACGACACCCGGACCGGCCAATGGCGAGAGGGCGTGGCATTTCCCGAAGCGCGCGGCGGCATCGCCGCAACGGTCTGGCGCGGGAAATTGGTGGCGGGCGGCGGCGAGATTTTTCAGCCACCCTCCGTCGGCGACACGCTCTACGAATATGACGGCGCCCGCTGGACGACCTTCACGACTTTGCCAACGCCGCGACATGGGCACGGCTTCATCACCCGCGGAGATGCGCTCTACGCCGTCGGCGGCAGCCGCCTCGTCAGCGCCGGTGAAACGCTCGCAAGCGTCGACATCCTCAGCTAG
- a CDS encoding bacterial luciferase family protein codes for MSAMIPFSVLDLAPVVEGGNVRQALQNSRDLAQAAERLGYNRFWLAEHHNMPGIASAATALTIANAAEATKTIRVGAGGIMLPNHAPMLIAEQFGTLEALYPGRIDLGLGRAPGGDMATARALRRTLVGGEDRFPQDVLELMALLGPSAHGQSVRAVPGENTNIPLWILGSSLFGAQLAAALGLPFAFASHFAPAQMMDAIAIYRARFKPSEQLEAPYVMLGFNVFAAPSDEEARFLSTSMMQSFVSLRRGAPGKLQPPREGYEQTLSEAERAQIAFVRECSAVGSPDTVRQAIAAFLKRTGADELIIASHIYDHAARVRSYEIVAEVRASL; via the coding sequence ATGAGCGCGATGATCCCATTCTCGGTCCTCGATCTCGCCCCGGTCGTTGAAGGCGGGAACGTCCGTCAGGCGCTCCAGAACAGCCGCGATTTGGCGCAAGCGGCCGAGCGGTTGGGTTACAATCGGTTTTGGCTCGCCGAGCACCACAACATGCCAGGGATCGCCAGTGCGGCGACGGCGCTGACGATTGCGAACGCGGCTGAGGCGACAAAGACCATCCGTGTCGGCGCGGGCGGGATCATGTTGCCCAACCACGCGCCGATGCTGATCGCTGAACAATTCGGCACGCTGGAAGCGCTCTATCCGGGCCGCATTGATCTCGGGCTCGGCCGTGCGCCCGGCGGCGATATGGCGACGGCGCGGGCGCTGCGGCGCACTCTGGTTGGCGGCGAGGATCGGTTTCCGCAGGACGTGCTGGAGTTGATGGCGTTGCTGGGGCCGAGCGCGCACGGGCAATCGGTGCGGGCGGTTCCGGGCGAGAACACAAACATACCGCTGTGGATTTTGGGTTCGTCGCTGTTCGGCGCGCAATTGGCGGCCGCGCTCGGATTGCCGTTTGCGTTCGCTTCACACTTCGCCCCGGCGCAAATGATGGACGCGATCGCGATCTACCGCGCGCGCTTCAAGCCGTCGGAGCAGCTTGAGGCGCCATACGTCATGCTGGGCTTCAATGTATTTGCGGCGCCGAGCGATGAGGAAGCGCGGTTCCTCTCCACATCGATGATGCAATCCTTCGTCAGCTTGCGACGTGGCGCGCCAGGCAAGCTTCAGCCGCCGCGTGAGGGCTACGAGCAAACTTTGAGTGAAGCCGAACGGGCGCAGATTGCGTTCGTGCGTGAGTGTTCGGCTGTTGGCTCACCTGACACGGTGAGGCAGGCTATCGCCGCGTTCCTGAAGCGCACTGGAGCCGATGAGTTGATCATCGCTTCGCATATTTACGATCATGCGGCGCGTGTGCGGTCGTACGAGATTGTCGCCGAGGTGCGCGCTTCGCTCTAG